The genome window AgggaaatagtttatttttgtcacaaaagtgtttgtgctaaaaaaaaaagcaccaaATTTTCCCGCCACATCTTTcaacaacaaaaatttcaaattcgttAGGAAAAGTTTGTAGAAATTTGGCATTATTGACAACATCTAAATTTTCATGGGTAAAAGTTACTTTTAGCGATCAAAGTAGAATTCGCCCCTaaatttttgtcacaaaaagtacattttcttgtagtgttttgagtagtaatcatatatCAACATATATACTTAGGCAAAAAGGATATATGACGTGTGAGGATAAGTTGTTTTAACTTTGTAATGAAGGACAGTTTGAATACAAATAATTCAACTTCAAACTTCTCTCCTGTATTAATTTCTTCATTGATCGAGGCTACCTGATATGATTCAACTAGGGTTTTAGATAATCCATTTATATATAGAAGTTAAGTTAGGTAACAGTGATAAAGAATACAATGAAACACTACAAGTGCTCAAACTCACAAGGATTACTCAACCTACATGATAGCTCTATAAATACAATCTGTTTCTGCATTCTTTTCTCATCATCATAAGATATATCTTCTAAAAGGTTAACAACAATAAAGACTATATCGTTACTTTTATCCTTGCTGCTCATTGCCCTTGCTTTGAAGCCTTTTCCTGTGGCTGCTGAAGCTGCTCCTGACCCAGTACTTGACATCGAGGGAAAGAAGCTCCGGTCCGAGGTTGATTGCTACATCCTGCCAGTCATCCGTAGGAGAGGCGGTGGTGGCCTCACCCTGGCCAGCACTGGGAAAGAGACTTGCCCTCTTGATGTTGTCCAAGAACAACATGAGGTATCAAACGGTCTCCCATTGATGTTTATACCAGTGAACCCCAAGAAAGGCGTGATTCGTGTGTCTACTGATCATAACATCGAGTTCTCTGCTGCCACAATCTGCATACAATCCACTGTGTGGAAGCTTGAGTATGATGAATCATCCGGACAACAGTTTGTCACAACTGGTGGGGTTGAAGGGAACCCGGGGCGTGGAACTTTGAGCAACTGGTTCAAGATCGAGAAATATGAAGATGACAACAATCTGGTCTTCTGTCCAACAGTGTGTGATTTCTGTAAGCCTGTTTGTGGGGACATTGTCATTTATATCCAGGATGGATACAGGCGCCTGGCTCTGAGTGATGTGCCCTTCAAGGTTATGTTCAAGAAGGCTTGAAGATTTGCTGATGACAACATCAATACTGGCTAGCAGTTTATTATGACATGTGTGCTGAATACTAATTAACCATGTATGCATTTAATCAATTAAGGAGTACTTTTCTCCTCTATATATTTGAATAATAGTTGTTGCTTATATTGTCATATATAGGAAGAGTTAAATCTTTTCTTAACAGAAAAATCAATGTCCAACTTCCTCTTTGCTTGCGGTTTGTATCATTGcaaatataaattcattatgtCATTTTCAGTTTGTAATAAAGGGCCACGAGAGTATATCAAAGGACTAGTGCCTTTTCACAGAAGCATACTTGGAGGTCGAGTTATATTTATAAAGAGTAGTACTTATAGTTACGaggaagtaattttttttaaaaaaaaatcttgggaAATTATCAAAAACACCGCAATATTTTTCACTAGCATCTCAATTCATCCTTGTTtgcgtttttcttttttgtgtcgTGTTTCGTACATGGAAATGGAAATGCAAATGGGCAATGAGAATGaatgttttgttttcattctcatttcttcttgaataagaatgaatttaataatttcaattctTATATTTAGATGATCAAGAATGCAAAGTTGGAatcattatttgtttccatATTAATGTTaggtaataatgaaaataagaatggaggaagaaatatatatataaacataaattcattttataatttttctatagaatcaaaacaaaaaaattatttctaaaaacatattttccaaacaaggttttggttttccatttttttttttttttgaaaacaacttgTACTGAAGAT of Vitis vinifera cultivar Pinot Noir 40024 chromosome 17, ASM3070453v1 contains these proteins:
- the LOC100854356 gene encoding kunitz trypsin inhibitor 5-like, which codes for MTLTTIKTISLLLSLLLIALALKPFPVAAEAAPDPVLDIEGKKLRSEVDCYILPVIRRRGGGGLTLASTGKETCPLDVVQEQHEVSNGLPLMFIPVNPKKGVIRVSTDHNIEFSAATICIQSTVWKLEYDESSGQQFVTTGGVEGNPGRGTLSNWFKIEKYEDDNNLVFCPTVCDFCKPVCGDIVIYIQDGYRRLALSDVPFKVMFKKA